The Pseudomonas iranensis genome includes a window with the following:
- the paoC gene encoding aldehyde oxidoreductase molybdenum-binding subunit PaoC: protein MKFDTPATTNPIDRLRVVGQPTERIEGPLKTSGQATYAYEQHEAAANQAYGFMVDSAIAKGRIKAIHLDEAKAAPGVLAIVTAENAGKLDKGDYNAAHLLAGPEVQHYQQAVALVVAETFEQARAAAQLVRVDYETSEGKFDLASVKDLGVEPKDELPDVNHGDFDKAFTAAPVQFDQTYTTPDQSHAMMEPHATLAAWKNDHLTVWTSNQMVAWSVGDIAKTLGLPKEKVRLVSPYIGGGFGGKLFIRADVILAALGARMAGRPVKVALARPQMANNTTHRPATIQRIRMGATADGKLTAIAHEGWSGNLADGKVELAAQPSQLLYAAENRRVSMRLAPLDLPEGNAMRAPGEAPGLMVLEIAMDEMAEQLKMDPVLFRIANDTQVDPVKTERPFSQRQLVKCLQIGAEKFGWDQRKAQPGSRREGRWLIGMGVAAAFRNNLLVKSGARVRLERDGKVVVETDMTDIGTGSYTIIAQTAAEMMGVGLHDVVVRLGDSDFPVSAGSGGQFGGNCSTAGVYAACVKLREAVAQKLGLAADQAEFADGQVRVGSKSLPLRNAAEDGALVGEDSIEFGDLAEKYQQSTFGAHFVEVAVDAATGEVRVRRMLAVCAAGRILNPTSARSQVIGAMTMGVGAALMEELAVDKRLGFFVNHDLAGYEVPVHADIPHQEVIFLEETDPISSPMKAKGVGELGICGVSAAVANAIYNATGARVREYPITLDKILDSLPEMI, encoded by the coding sequence ATGAAATTCGACACGCCCGCCACCACCAATCCCATCGACCGCCTGAGGGTCGTCGGCCAGCCCACCGAGCGCATCGAAGGCCCGTTGAAAACCAGCGGCCAGGCCACTTACGCCTACGAGCAACATGAAGCAGCGGCCAATCAGGCCTACGGCTTCATGGTTGACTCGGCGATTGCCAAAGGCCGAATCAAAGCCATTCATCTCGACGAAGCCAAAGCCGCGCCCGGCGTGCTGGCGATCGTCACTGCCGAGAACGCCGGCAAGCTCGACAAAGGCGATTACAACGCCGCGCATCTGCTCGCGGGTCCCGAAGTGCAGCATTACCAGCAAGCCGTTGCGCTGGTGGTTGCCGAAACCTTCGAACAGGCCCGTGCCGCCGCGCAATTGGTCAGGGTCGATTACGAGACCAGCGAAGGCAAGTTCGATCTCGCCAGCGTCAAAGACCTCGGCGTCGAGCCGAAAGACGAACTGCCGGACGTCAATCACGGCGACTTCGACAAGGCCTTCACCGCCGCGCCGGTGCAGTTCGATCAGACCTACACCACACCAGACCAGTCCCACGCGATGATGGAACCGCACGCCACACTCGCCGCGTGGAAAAACGATCATCTGACCGTGTGGACTTCGAACCAGATGGTCGCCTGGAGTGTCGGTGACATCGCGAAAACCCTCGGCCTGCCGAAGGAAAAAGTCCGATTGGTCTCGCCGTACATCGGCGGTGGTTTCGGCGGCAAGCTGTTCATCCGCGCCGACGTGATCCTCGCCGCTCTCGGCGCGCGCATGGCGGGGCGGCCGGTGAAAGTCGCCCTCGCCCGCCCGCAAATGGCCAACAACACCACCCATCGCCCGGCAACGATTCAGCGCATCCGCATGGGCGCCACGGCGGACGGCAAACTGACCGCCATCGCCCATGAAGGCTGGTCAGGCAACCTCGCTGACGGCAAGGTCGAACTGGCCGCGCAACCGAGCCAGTTGCTCTACGCCGCAGAAAACCGCCGCGTCAGCATGCGCCTCGCACCGCTCGACCTGCCTGAAGGCAACGCCATGCGCGCGCCGGGTGAAGCGCCGGGGCTGATGGTGCTGGAAATCGCCATGGACGAAATGGCCGAACAACTGAAGATGGACCCGGTGCTGTTCCGCATCGCTAACGACACACAAGTCGACCCGGTGAAAACCGAGCGGCCGTTCTCCCAACGCCAACTGGTCAAATGCCTGCAGATCGGCGCGGAGAAATTCGGCTGGGATCAGCGCAAGGCGCAACCGGGCAGCCGTCGTGAAGGCCGGTGGCTGATCGGCATGGGCGTGGCGGCGGCGTTTCGCAACAACCTACTGGTCAAGTCCGGCGCCCGCGTACGCCTGGAGCGCGACGGCAAGGTGGTTGTCGAAACGGACATGACCGACATCGGTACCGGCAGCTACACGATCATCGCGCAGACCGCTGCCGAGATGATGGGCGTTGGTCTCCATGATGTGGTGGTGCGTCTGGGCGATTCGGACTTCCCGGTGTCGGCCGGTTCCGGTGGCCAGTTCGGCGGCAACTGCTCGACCGCCGGGGTCTACGCTGCGTGCGTGAAACTGCGCGAAGCGGTGGCGCAGAAGCTGGGGCTGGCGGCAGATCAGGCGGAGTTTGCCGATGGTCAGGTGCGCGTCGGCAGCAAGAGCCTGCCGCTGCGCAACGCGGCTGAAGACGGCGCATTGGTCGGCGAGGACAGCATCGAGTTCGGTGATCTGGCCGAGAAATATCAGCAATCGACCTTCGGCGCGCATTTCGTCGAAGTCGCCGTCGATGCCGCCACTGGCGAAGTTCGCGTACGGCGCATGCTCGCGGTTTGCGCTGCCGGGCGAATTCTCAACCCGACGTCGGCGCGCAGTCAGGTGATCGGCGCGATGACCATGGGCGTCGGCGCGGCGTTGATGGAAGAGCTGGCGGTGGACAAGCGCCTGGGCTTTTTCGTCAACCATGACCTCGCCGGGTATGAGGTGCCGGTGCACGCCGACATTCCGCATCAGGAAGTGATTTTCCTCGAAGAAACCGACCCGATTTCATCACCGATGAAGGCCAAAGGCGTGGGTGAATTGGGGATTTGCGGCGTGAGCGCGGCGGTGGCGAATGCGATCTACAACGCCACCGGCGCGAGGGTGCGGGAATATCCGATTACGCTGGACAAGATTCTTGATTCGTTGCCGGAGATGATCTGA
- the preA gene encoding NAD-dependent dihydropyrimidine dehydrogenase subunit PreA, with protein sequence MADLSIVFAGIKAPNPFWLASAPPTDKAYNVVRAFEAGWGGVVWKTLGEDPAAVNVSSRYSAHYGANREVLGINNIELITDRSLEINLREITQVKKDWPDRALIVSLMVPCVEESWKHILPLVEATGADGIELNFGCPHGMPERGMGAAVGQVPEYVEQVTRWCKTYCSLPVIVKLTPNITDIRVAARAAHRGGADAVSLINTINSITSVDLDHMVALPTVGSKSTHGGYCGSAVKPIALNMVAEIARDPQTQGLPICGIGGIGSWRDAAEFMALGSGAVQVCTAAMLHGFRIVEEMKDGLSRWMDSQGYANIAEFSGRAVGNTTDWKYLDINYQVIAKIDQEACIGCGRCHIACEDTSHQAIGSLKQADGTHKYEVIDEECVGCNLCQITCPVADCIEMVPMETGKPFLDWNHDPRNPYHVAV encoded by the coding sequence ATGGCCGATCTCTCGATAGTCTTCGCCGGTATCAAAGCGCCCAACCCGTTCTGGCTGGCCTCTGCGCCACCCACCGACAAGGCCTACAACGTGGTCCGCGCCTTCGAAGCGGGCTGGGGTGGCGTGGTCTGGAAAACCCTGGGTGAGGATCCGGCGGCGGTCAACGTTTCCTCGCGTTATTCGGCGCATTACGGCGCCAATCGTGAAGTGCTGGGCATCAACAACATCGAACTGATCACCGACCGCTCGCTGGAAATCAACCTGCGCGAAATCACCCAAGTGAAGAAGGATTGGCCGGATCGCGCGCTGATCGTGTCGCTGATGGTGCCGTGTGTCGAGGAGTCGTGGAAACACATCCTGCCGCTGGTCGAAGCCACCGGCGCCGACGGCATCGAACTCAACTTCGGCTGCCCCCACGGCATGCCCGAACGCGGCATGGGCGCGGCGGTCGGCCAGGTACCGGAATATGTCGAGCAGGTGACGCGCTGGTGCAAGACGTACTGCTCGCTGCCGGTGATCGTCAAACTCACCCCGAACATCACCGACATCCGCGTCGCTGCCCGGGCGGCGCATCGTGGTGGCGCCGATGCGGTGTCGCTGATCAACACGATCAACTCGATCACCAGCGTCGACCTCGACCACATGGTCGCCCTGCCCACCGTCGGCAGCAAAAGCACCCACGGCGGTTATTGCGGTTCGGCGGTCAAGCCGATTGCGCTGAACATGGTCGCGGAAATTGCCCGTGATCCGCAGACCCAGGGTTTGCCGATCTGCGGCATTGGCGGCATCGGCAGCTGGCGCGACGCCGCTGAGTTCATGGCGCTGGGCAGCGGCGCGGTGCAGGTGTGCACGGCGGCAATGCTGCATGGTTTCCGCATTGTCGAAGAGATGAAGGACGGCTTGTCGCGGTGGATGGACAGCCAGGGCTACGCCAATATCGCCGAGTTTTCCGGGCGTGCGGTGGGCAACACCACGGATTGGAAATACCTGGATATCAACTATCAGGTCATCGCAAAGATCGACCAGGAGGCGTGCATTGGTTGCGGGCGTTGCCACATCGCTTGTGAAGACACCTCACACCAGGCGATCGGCAGTCTGAAACAGGCCGACGGTACGCATAAATATGAAGTGATTGATGAGGAATGTGTGGGCTGCAACCTGTGCCAGATCACCTGCCCCGTGGCCGACTGTATCGAGATGGTGCCGATGGAAACGGGCAAGCCGTTTCTGGACTGGAATCATGATCCGCGCAACCCCTACCACGTCGCAGTCTGA
- a CDS encoding alpha/beta hydrolase yields the protein MSRTLMSLVVFIIAVYLVLCAALFVFQRSLIWFPQPAAVVTAESRMKLSMPDAEVWVTTRERSGSRALIYFGGNAEDVSRNLPEFTEAFPDYALYFLHYRGFAGSTGSPSEAAISEDALALFDQVYATHSQVAVVGRSLGSGVAVRLASQRPVHNLILVTPFNSLEEIAARQYPWVPVKWLLKDRFESGKYAAHIRTPTLLLAASDDDVIGRSSTQRLFENFPAGVATLKVVPDSGHNSISERGEYLRWMGDVLNR from the coding sequence ATGTCCCGAACCCTGATGTCACTCGTCGTTTTCATCATTGCCGTGTACTTGGTGCTGTGCGCCGCGCTGTTCGTATTTCAGCGCTCGCTGATCTGGTTTCCCCAGCCTGCCGCCGTGGTTACAGCGGAGTCGCGAATGAAACTGTCGATGCCGGATGCCGAGGTCTGGGTGACAACCCGAGAGCGCAGCGGATCGCGCGCACTGATCTATTTCGGCGGCAATGCCGAGGACGTCTCGCGCAATCTGCCGGAATTCACTGAGGCGTTTCCTGACTACGCGCTGTATTTCCTGCATTACCGGGGTTTTGCTGGCAGCACCGGCTCGCCATCGGAAGCCGCCATTTCCGAAGATGCGCTGGCGCTGTTCGATCAGGTCTATGCCACTCATTCGCAAGTCGCCGTGGTCGGTCGAAGCCTCGGTTCGGGGGTGGCGGTGCGCCTGGCCAGTCAGCGGCCGGTGCACAATCTGATTCTGGTGACGCCGTTCAACAGCCTCGAGGAAATCGCCGCACGGCAATACCCATGGGTGCCGGTGAAATGGTTGCTCAAGGATCGTTTTGAATCGGGCAAGTACGCGGCGCATATCCGCACGCCGACATTGCTGTTGGCGGCCAGTGATGACGACGTGATTGGACGCAGCAGCACGCAGCGCTTGTTCGAGAATTTTCCTGCGGGCGTGGCGACGCTGAAGGTGGTGCCGGACTCGGGGCATAACTCCATTTCCGAGCGGGGGGAGTATTTGCGGTGGATGGGGGATGTGTTGAATCGCTAG
- a CDS encoding (R)-mandelonitrile lyase, producing MNPIAASALTLSLLAGEVYATENPRVTVTPNGSQPSARGPAEWFTGTVRVDAPFKGTDEARISGATVTFEPGARTAWHTHPLGQTLIVTSGAGFVQEWGQPVREIRPGDTVWIAPGAKHWHGATPTTAMSHIAIAEVLDGKVVDWMEQVGDEQYPKTE from the coding sequence ATGAACCCGATTGCTGCTTCTGCACTGACGCTCTCGCTGCTGGCTGGCGAGGTGTATGCCACTGAAAATCCGCGTGTCACGGTCACACCGAATGGCTCGCAACCGTCGGCCAGAGGACCGGCTGAATGGTTTACCGGCACGGTGCGGGTGGATGCGCCGTTCAAAGGCACCGATGAGGCGCGGATCAGCGGCGCGACCGTGACCTTTGAGCCTGGCGCGCGAACGGCGTGGCATACCCATCCGCTGGGGCAGACATTGATCGTCACTTCAGGGGCAGGGTTCGTGCAGGAGTGGGGTCAGCCAGTGCGTGAAATCCGGCCGGGCGATACCGTGTGGATTGCCCCGGGCGCCAAGCATTGGCACGGGGCAACGCCGACGACGGCGATGAGTCACATTGCGATTGCCGAAGTGCTGGATGGCAAGGTGGTGGACTGGATGGAGCAGGTCGGTGATGAGCAATATCCAAAGACCGAGTGA
- a CDS encoding TetR/AcrR family transcriptional regulator encodes MGNHKIEIRRSNVEKILLAAEKVFAEKGFGSTAMADIAAEVQLPRSNLHYYFSTKSELYSAVLFDLLEVWKQDALCFEMFDDPRVVLSSYIRAKMNHSRSRPYGSKVWANEIIHGAPTLGEALDASLYDWAKMKEAKIRQWVEDKRILPVEPSGLLYMIWASTQHYADFDHQVNILNDHQPLSDMQFERAVQTVTGVILRGIGLEP; translated from the coding sequence ATGGGCAATCACAAGATCGAAATTCGCCGCAGTAACGTCGAGAAAATCCTGCTGGCGGCGGAAAAGGTTTTCGCCGAAAAAGGCTTCGGCAGCACCGCCATGGCGGACATCGCTGCCGAAGTGCAGTTGCCGCGTTCCAATCTGCATTACTACTTCAGCACCAAGAGCGAGCTCTACAGCGCAGTGCTGTTCGATTTATTGGAAGTGTGGAAGCAGGACGCGCTGTGCTTCGAGATGTTCGACGACCCGCGCGTGGTGCTGAGCAGTTACATCCGCGCCAAGATGAACCACTCACGCAGCCGGCCCTATGGCTCGAAGGTCTGGGCCAACGAAATCATCCACGGCGCGCCGACCCTGGGCGAGGCGCTGGATGCGAGCCTGTATGACTGGGCGAAGATGAAGGAAGCGAAGATTCGTCAGTGGGTCGAGGACAAGCGGATTCTGCCGGTGGAGCCCTCGGGGTTGCTGTACATGATCTGGGCGTCGACCCAGCACTACGCCGACTTCGATCATCAGGTGAACATTCTCAATGATCATCAGCCGTTGTCGGATATGCAGTTCGAGCGGGCGGTGCAGACCGTGACGGGTGTGATTTTGCGCGGGATCGGGCTGGAGCCTTGA
- a CDS encoding L-lactate permease yields the protein MVWQQIYDPFGNPVLSTLMAAVPVVVMLAALAFFHVKAHLAALLALASALLISIFAFDMPAGMAGSAALFGAANGLLPIGWIVLNIIFLHRLTTENGSFKVLQDSLARITDDRRLQLLLIAFCFGAFFEGAAGFGTPVAVTGAILIGLGFSPLAASGLALIANTAPVAFGALGTPIITLAKVTGLDEMELSMMVGRQLPFFSVLVPFWLIWAFAGWRKMLEVWPAILVAGVSFAIPQFLVSNYHGPMLVDVIAALISMACLTLFLKVWKPATIHTSAALSGRVDNSKVDEETVTASAAFSDQARPAVMRAWMPWIILTVFVFAWGTQGFKNMFDTRPVIDPVTQSAKLDPQGKPVREANPIFAPAVTFTGLHLQIEKVPPVVAAPKAEEAIYKFTWLTATGSGILLAAIVGGLLMGYSIPQLIKQYLRTLWVVRFSLITIAAMLALGFLTRYSGLDATMGLAFAATGIFYPMFGTLLGWLGVALTGSDTASNVLFGGLQRVTSEQLGISPVLMAAANSSGGVMGKMVDAQSIVVASTATRWYGHEGEILRYVFFHSIVLAILVGGLVTLQAYVAPFTSMVVGGH from the coding sequence ATGGTCTGGCAGCAAATCTACGACCCGTTCGGCAACCCGGTACTCTCCACGCTGATGGCCGCAGTGCCGGTAGTGGTGATGCTCGCGGCGCTGGCGTTCTTTCACGTCAAGGCGCATCTGGCGGCGCTGTTGGCGCTGGCGTCGGCCCTGCTGATCTCGATCTTCGCCTTCGACATGCCGGCGGGCATGGCCGGTTCGGCGGCATTGTTCGGCGCGGCGAATGGCTTGCTGCCGATCGGCTGGATTGTGCTCAACATCATCTTTCTGCATCGCCTGACCACCGAAAACGGTTCGTTCAAAGTGCTGCAGGACTCCCTCGCGCGCATCACCGATGATCGACGCTTGCAGTTGCTGCTGATCGCCTTCTGCTTTGGTGCATTCTTCGAAGGTGCGGCAGGCTTTGGCACGCCGGTGGCGGTGACCGGGGCGATTCTGATCGGCCTGGGTTTTTCGCCATTGGCCGCATCGGGTCTGGCGCTGATCGCCAACACTGCGCCAGTGGCTTTCGGTGCGCTGGGCACGCCGATCATCACCCTGGCCAAAGTCACCGGGCTGGACGAGATGGAGCTGTCGATGATGGTCGGCCGGCAGTTGCCGTTCTTCTCGGTGTTGGTGCCGTTCTGGTTGATCTGGGCGTTTGCCGGGTGGCGCAAGATGCTTGAGGTGTGGCCGGCGATTCTGGTGGCTGGAGTGAGTTTCGCCATCCCGCAATTTCTCGTCTCGAACTACCACGGGCCGATGCTGGTGGACGTCATCGCTGCGCTGATTTCCATGGCCTGCTTGACGCTGTTCCTCAAGGTGTGGAAACCGGCGACCATCCACACTTCGGCAGCGCTGTCCGGGCGCGTCGACAACTCCAAGGTCGACGAAGAAACAGTCACCGCCAGCGCTGCGTTCAGCGATCAGGCGCGCCCGGCCGTGATGCGTGCGTGGATGCCGTGGATCATTCTCACGGTGTTCGTGTTTGCGTGGGGCACGCAGGGCTTCAAGAACATGTTCGATACGCGCCCGGTGATCGACCCGGTCACGCAATCGGCCAAGCTCGACCCGCAAGGCAAACCGGTGCGCGAGGCCAACCCGATCTTCGCCCCAGCGGTGACCTTCACCGGTCTGCACCTGCAAATAGAAAAAGTACCGCCGGTTGTCGCGGCGCCGAAAGCCGAGGAAGCGATTTACAAGTTCACCTGGCTGACCGCGACCGGCAGCGGGATTTTGCTGGCGGCGATTGTCGGCGGTCTGCTGATGGGTTATTCGATCCCGCAACTGATCAAGCAGTACCTACGCACGTTGTGGGTGGTGCGATTTTCGTTGATCACGATTGCGGCGATGCTGGCGCTGGGCTTCCTCACGCGCTATTCGGGGCTGGATGCGACCATGGGCCTGGCATTTGCGGCGACGGGGATTTTCTACCCCATGTTTGGCACCCTGCTCGGCTGGCTGGGGGTGGCGCTGACCGGCTCGGACACCGCTTCGAACGTGCTGTTTGGCGGCCTGCAACGAGTGACCTCGGAACAGCTGGGTATCAGTCCGGTGCTGATGGCGGCGGCGAACAGTTCCGGTGGCGTGATGGGCAAGATGGTCGATGCGCAGTCGATCGTCGTCGCCTCCACCGCGACCCGCTGGTACGGGCATGAGGGCGAGATCCTGCGTTACGTGTTCTTCCACTCGATCGTACTGGCGATCCTGGTCGGCGGGCTGGTGACGTTGCAGGCGTATGTCGCACCGTTTACCTCGATGGTTGTAGGTGGGCATTAG
- a CDS encoding aldo/keto reductase, with product MRHTEGYSRRRLLTLAAQAAALLTIDRALAGSVAPTATAPPTAGDQTMQTRAIPSSSEALPMVGLGTYRGFDVAPGDPVYRQLPAVLEALFRKGGTLIDSSPMYGRAEQTTGELLSIHEPRSPAFLATKVWTRGRKEGITQMEQSFRLLQTERIDLMQIHNLLDWQTHLPTLREWQEQGRIRYIGITHYTSSAYDEVEAVLKAEKLDFLQINYALDDRAVEKRILPLCRERGVAVICNRPFGGGDLLTRLKGKPLPAWVSDVQVNSWPQLALKFLLAHPAVTCVIPGTSNPRYMADNAGAGFGPMLTDAQRHQLIALLG from the coding sequence ATGCGCCACACTGAGGGTTACTCACGTCGCCGCTTGCTCACGCTGGCGGCCCAAGCTGCGGCGCTGCTCACCATTGATCGGGCGTTGGCCGGCAGCGTAGCGCCGACCGCCACTGCGCCGCCCACGGCAGGAGACCAGACCATGCAGACCCGCGCCATCCCTTCCAGCTCCGAGGCACTGCCCATGGTCGGGTTGGGCACCTATCGCGGTTTCGACGTCGCCCCGGGCGATCCGGTTTACCGGCAGTTGCCCGCCGTCCTCGAAGCGCTGTTCAGGAAGGGCGGCACGCTGATCGACAGCTCACCCATGTACGGCCGCGCCGAGCAAACCACCGGTGAATTGCTGTCGATCCACGAACCGCGCTCGCCGGCGTTTCTCGCCACCAAGGTGTGGACGCGCGGGCGCAAGGAGGGCATTACGCAGATGGAGCAGTCGTTCAGACTGCTGCAAACCGAGCGCATCGACCTGATGCAGATCCACAATCTGCTCGACTGGCAAACCCATTTGCCTACCCTGCGCGAATGGCAGGAGCAGGGGCGGATTCGCTACATCGGCATCACCCATTACACCTCGTCGGCCTATGACGAGGTCGAGGCCGTGCTGAAAGCCGAAAAGCTGGATTTTCTGCAGATCAACTACGCCCTCGATGATCGTGCGGTCGAGAAACGCATCCTGCCGCTGTGCCGCGAGCGTGGGGTGGCGGTGATTTGTAATCGGCCGTTTGGCGGCGGCGATTTGCTCACCCGGCTCAAGGGCAAGCCGCTGCCGGCGTGGGTCTCGGATGTGCAGGTCAACAGCTGGCCGCAACTGGCGCTGAAATTTCTCCTGGCGCATCCGGCCGTGACCTGTGTGATTCCGGGGACCAGCAATCCGCGCTACATGGCTGACAACGCCGGAGCCGGTTTTGGGCCGATGCTGACTGATGCGCAGCGGCATCAGTTGATTGCGTTGCTGGGCTGA
- the paoA gene encoding aldehyde dehydrogenase iron-sulfur subunit PaoA, with protein sequence MPISRRNFMILGAVTATAFAMPPFISLKAYAASLEQPAMSKVTLQVNGKPQTLEVDTRTTLLDALREHLHLTGTKKGCDHGQCGACTVIADGRRINSCLTLAVMHDGSEVTTIEGLGMPDKLHPMQAAFIKHDGYQCGYCTPGQICSAVAVLKEIRDGIPSHVSPSLTEPPKLIAAELQERMSGNICRCGAYSNIIEAITEVAEVPA encoded by the coding sequence ATGCCGATTTCCCGACGCAATTTCATGATCCTCGGCGCCGTAACCGCGACGGCGTTCGCCATGCCCCCCTTTATCAGCCTCAAGGCCTACGCGGCCAGTCTGGAGCAACCGGCCATGAGTAAAGTGACCCTGCAAGTCAACGGTAAACCGCAAACCCTCGAAGTAGACACCCGCACTACCCTGCTCGACGCCCTGCGCGAACACCTGCACCTGACCGGCACCAAGAAAGGCTGCGACCACGGCCAGTGCGGCGCCTGCACGGTGATCGCCGATGGTCGGCGGATCAACTCCTGCCTGACCCTGGCAGTGATGCACGACGGCAGTGAGGTGACCACCATCGAAGGCCTCGGCATGCCGGACAAGCTGCACCCGATGCAGGCCGCGTTCATCAAGCACGACGGTTACCAGTGCGGCTATTGCACCCCTGGGCAGATCTGCTCGGCGGTCGCCGTGCTCAAGGAAATCCGCGACGGTATCCCCAGCCACGTCAGCCCGAGCCTGACCGAGCCGCCGAAACTGATTGCCGCCGAACTGCAGGAGCGCATGAGCGGCAATATCTGCCGCTGTGGCGCTTACTCGAACATCATCGAAGCCATCACTGAAGTCGCGGAGGTGCCGGCATGA
- a CDS encoding FAD binding domain-containing protein, whose amino-acid sequence MRAFNYSRADSPAAAASQAAQVEGAKFIAGGTNLLDLMKLDIETPVHLIDINHLGLDQIEATPEGGLRIGALVRNTDLAADARVRKDYALLSRALLAGASGQLRNMATTAGNLLQRTRCPYFYDTHQACNKRNPGSGCAAIGGVTRQLGIIGVSDACIATHPSDMAIAMRALDAQIETVKPDGSTRSIPMADFHQLPGNTPHIETSLTPGEFITAVTLPAPVGGTHIYHKVRDRSSYAFALVSVGLILQKDGTGRVAVGGVAPKPWRVEAAEALLPKGAKAVSERLLEGATPTDDNQFKLTLVERTLASVLAQARETA is encoded by the coding sequence ATGAGAGCCTTCAATTACAGCCGCGCCGACTCGCCTGCCGCAGCCGCTTCCCAGGCTGCGCAAGTCGAGGGCGCCAAGTTCATCGCCGGCGGCACCAACCTGCTCGACCTGATGAAACTCGACATCGAAACCCCGGTACACCTGATCGACATCAACCACCTCGGCCTGGACCAGATCGAAGCCACGCCCGAAGGCGGACTGCGCATCGGTGCGCTGGTACGCAACACCGATTTGGCCGCCGACGCGCGCGTGCGCAAGGACTACGCCCTGCTCTCCCGCGCCTTGCTCGCCGGGGCTTCCGGGCAGCTGCGCAACATGGCGACCACCGCCGGCAACCTGCTGCAACGCACCCGCTGCCCGTACTTTTACGACACCCACCAGGCCTGCAACAAACGCAACCCCGGCAGTGGCTGCGCGGCGATCGGCGGGGTCACCCGGCAACTCGGAATCATTGGCGTCAGCGACGCTTGCATCGCCACCCACCCGAGCGACATGGCCATCGCCATGCGCGCGCTGGATGCGCAGATCGAAACGGTCAAGCCTGACGGCAGCACGCGCAGCATTCCCATGGCGGATTTCCATCAATTGCCGGGCAACACGCCGCACATCGAAACCAGTCTCACACCCGGTGAATTCATCACCGCCGTGACCCTGCCGGCACCGGTCGGCGGCACGCACATTTATCACAAAGTCCGCGACCGCTCGTCTTACGCGTTTGCCTTGGTCTCGGTCGGTCTGATCCTGCAAAAGGACGGCACCGGGCGCGTCGCCGTCGGCGGCGTTGCGCCGAAACCGTGGCGGGTCGAAGCCGCTGAAGCGCTGTTGCCCAAGGGCGCCAAAGCGGTCAGCGAACGCCTGCTTGAGGGCGCAACACCCACCGATGACAACCAATTCAAACTGACACTGGTCGAGCGCACGCTGGCTTCGGTGTTGGCGCAAGCGAGGGAAACCGCATGA
- a CDS encoding LysR family transcriptional regulator, with amino-acid sequence MLRENATDLLAFLAVARERSFTKAAAKLDVSQSALSHTIRSLEARLGLRLLTRTTRSVSPTEAGEHLLQTIGPRFEEIEVELAALSNLRETPAGKIRISATDHSLNWILRPVLQEFLPQYPDVAVEVCCDYGFVDIAGQGFDAGVRLGEDVAQGMIATRIGPDMRMAVVGSPAYFARRDPPQTPRNLTNHACNNLRLPTNGGLYAWEFEKDGESLKVRVAGQVTLNGVYPLLDAALDGFGLSYIPENVVAPFLADGRLVQVLGDWCPAFSGYHLYYPSRRQAAPAFALLLEALRYRG; translated from the coding sequence ATGCTCCGGGAAAACGCCACCGACCTGCTCGCCTTTCTCGCCGTTGCCCGTGAACGCAGCTTCACCAAGGCCGCCGCCAAACTCGATGTGTCGCAATCGGCGCTCAGCCACACCATTCGCAGCCTCGAAGCGCGTCTCGGCCTGCGCCTGCTGACCCGCACCACGCGCAGCGTGTCGCCGACCGAGGCCGGCGAACACTTGCTGCAAACCATCGGCCCGCGCTTCGAGGAAATCGAAGTGGAACTGGCCGCCCTGAGCAACCTGCGCGAAACCCCGGCGGGCAAGATCCGCATCAGCGCCACCGACCATTCGCTGAACTGGATCCTGCGTCCGGTGTTGCAGGAATTCCTGCCGCAGTACCCGGATGTCGCCGTCGAGGTCTGCTGCGATTACGGTTTCGTCGATATCGCCGGCCAGGGCTTCGATGCTGGTGTGCGCTTGGGCGAAGACGTCGCTCAAGGCATGATCGCTACGCGCATTGGCCCGGACATGCGCATGGCCGTGGTCGGCTCGCCCGCCTACTTCGCCCGACGCGATCCGCCGCAAACCCCGCGCAACCTGACCAACCACGCCTGCAACAACCTGCGCCTGCCAACCAATGGCGGGCTGTATGCGTGGGAGTTCGAAAAGGACGGTGAAAGCCTGAAGGTGCGCGTCGCCGGGCAGGTCACCCTGAATGGCGTGTACCCGTTGCTCGACGCCGCGCTGGATGGTTTCGGGCTGAGCTACATCCCGGAAAACGTCGTCGCGCCCTTTCTGGCGGACGGTCGCCTGGTCCAGGTGCTGGGAGACTGGTGCCCGGCATTTTCCGGTTATCACCTGTACTACCCGAGCCGACGCCAGGCAGCGCCGGCGTTCGCGTTGTTGCTGGAGGCGTTGCGCTATCGCGGTTGA